In Scomber japonicus isolate fScoJap1 chromosome 19, fScoJap1.pri, whole genome shotgun sequence, a single genomic region encodes these proteins:
- the purg gene encoding purine-rich element-binding protein gamma: MMADGCCRGMERGKGKIASDSLSRPTFPQQFVQTGSQQLGNDIQELASKRVDIQKKRFYLDVKQSVRGRFLKIAEVWIGRGRHDNIRKSKLTLSMSMAPALRYCLGDFIDYYARIGLRGSLAPPQLEEHSNNGQGRAHDFRRRAQEHHTVLSPTGSALSDDHAHRVLKSEFIERDNRKYFLDLKENQRGRFLRIRQTVSKGHGTMGYYGQGIEQTIVLPAQGLIEFRDALSQLIEDYGDEDSDDRGRAASRNHDDNPELPEAASFRVDNKRFYFDVGSNRYGVFLKISEVRQPYRNTITVPLKAWARFGENFIRYEEEMRRIFSCHKEKRTDARQDSEEQED; encoded by the coding sequence ATGATGGCTGATGGATGTTGCAGAGGGATGGAAAGAGGCAAGGGTAAGATTGCATCAGATTCTTTATCGAGACCCACATTTCCTCAGCAGTTTGTCCAGACCGGATCACAGCAGCTTGGCAATGACATCCAGGAGTTAGCCTCCAAACGCGTCGACATCCAGAAGAAACGTTTCTATCTGGATGTGAAGCAGAGTGTACGTGGACGCTTCCTCAAAATAGCCGAGGTGTGGATTGGAAGAGGCCGTCATGATAACATCAGGAAGAGCAAACTGACGCTGTCCATGTCGATGGCTCCCGCTCTACGCTACTGCCTGGGAGACTTCATAGATTATTACGCCCGGATCGGGCTGCGGGGAAGCCTCGCGCCTCCGCAGCTGGAGGAGCACAGCAACAATGGTCAGGGCCGCGCGCACGATTTCCGCAGGAGAGCTCAAGAGCACCACACGGTGCTGTCTCCCACCGGCTCTGCGCTGTCCGACGACCATGCACACCGCGTTCTTAAGAGCGAATTCATCGAGAGAGATAACAGAAAGTACTTTCTGGACCTGAAGGAGAACCAGAGAGGTAGGTTCCTGCGCATACGACAGACTGTCAGCAAAGGACACGGCACGATGGGCTACTACGGGCAGGGCATCGAGCAGACCATCGTGCTGCCTGCTCAGGGGCTCATTGAATTCAGAGACGCGTTGTCACAGCTGATTGAAGATTACGGCGACGAAGACAGCGATGACCGCGGCCGAGCTGCATCCAGAAACCACGACGACAACCCCGAGCTTCCAGAGGCTGCGTCCTTTCGGGTGGACAACAAGAGGTTTTACTTTGACGTCGGTTCTAACCGGTATggtgtatttttaaagattaGTGAAGTGCGACAGCCGTACAGAAATACCATTACAGTTCCCTTAAAAGCCTGGGCTAGATTTGGTGAGAATTTCATCAGATATGAAGAAGAGATGCGGCGGATTTTCTCCTGTCACAAAGAGAAGAGGACAGACGCGCGACAGGACAGCGAGGAGCAGGAGGACTGA